The proteins below are encoded in one region of Segatella copri:
- the rimP gene encoding ribosome assembly cofactor RimP, protein MIDKNVVKKLVEEWLQDKEYFLVSIEISPDDRIVVEIDHADGVWIEDCVALSKYIEDHLNRDEEDYELEVGSAGLGQPFKVPQQYINFIGKDVEVLDADGKKVKGILKAVEGNDFTVGVEEKVKVEGKKRPVKQEVDHVYQMDKVKYTKYIISFN, encoded by the coding sequence ATGATTGATAAAAACGTCGTAAAAAAATTAGTTGAAGAATGGCTCCAAGATAAGGAATATTTCTTGGTAAGCATTGAAATCAGTCCCGACGATAGAATCGTTGTTGAGATTGACCATGCCGATGGAGTATGGATTGAGGATTGTGTTGCCTTGAGTAAGTATATTGAGGATCATTTGAACCGTGACGAGGAAGACTATGAGCTCGAAGTTGGCTCTGCAGGCTTGGGTCAACCGTTCAAAGTTCCGCAGCAGTATATCAATTTCATTGGCAAGGATGTAGAGGTGCTTGATGCCGACGGCAAGAAGGTGAAGGGTATCTTGAAAGCTGTTGAAGGAAATGACTTCACAGTTGGCGTTGAAGAAAAGGTAAAGGTTGAAGGTAAAAAACGTCCGGTTAAGCAGGAGGTTGATCACGTTTACCAGATGGATAAAGTAAAATATACAAAATACATAATTAGTTTCAATTAA
- the nusA gene encoding transcription termination factor NusA, translating to MAKKEQELTASMIDTFREFKETKNIDRTTLVSVLEESFRNVLAKIFGSDENFDVIVNPDKGDFEIYRNRIVVADGEVEDENKEITLSEARKIEPDYEVGEDVSETVDFNKFGRRAILTLRQTLASKILELEHDSLYNKYKDRVGQVISGEVYQVWKREVLIVDDENNELMLPKTEQIPGDTYRKGETVRAVILRVDNENNNPKIILSRTAPIFLQRLLEAEVPEIADGLIAIRRIARLPGERAKIAVETFDERIDPVGACVGVKGSRVHGIVRELCNENLDVINYSSNTKLFIQRALAPAKVSSINVDDENKKAEVYLQPEEVSLAIGRGGMNIKLASMLTEYTIDVFREVDENEADEDIYLDEFSDEIDQWVIDAIKGIGLDTAKQVLNAPRNLLIEKADLEEETVDHVLSVLRAEFEQ from the coding sequence ATGGCTAAAAAAGAGCAAGAATTGACAGCGAGTATGATTGATACATTCCGCGAGTTTAAAGAAACAAAGAATATCGACCGTACTACATTGGTAAGTGTATTGGAGGAGAGCTTCCGTAATGTACTTGCCAAGATTTTTGGTAGTGACGAAAACTTTGATGTCATCGTGAACCCTGACAAGGGTGACTTCGAAATTTATCGCAACCGTATTGTTGTTGCTGATGGCGAAGTTGAAGATGAAAATAAGGAAATTACACTTTCTGAGGCTCGTAAGATTGAGCCGGATTACGAGGTTGGTGAGGATGTAAGTGAGACGGTTGACTTCAATAAGTTTGGTCGTCGTGCCATCTTGACTCTTCGTCAGACTTTGGCTTCCAAGATTCTTGAGTTGGAGCATGATTCACTCTACAACAAATATAAGGATCGCGTAGGTCAGGTTATCTCTGGTGAGGTTTATCAGGTTTGGAAGCGCGAGGTTCTGATTGTAGATGATGAGAACAACGAACTCATGTTGCCTAAGACTGAGCAGATTCCTGGTGATACTTACCGCAAGGGTGAGACTGTTCGTGCGGTCATCCTTCGTGTAGACAACGAGAACAATAATCCAAAGATTATCTTGAGCCGTACTGCTCCAATCTTCCTGCAACGCCTGTTGGAGGCTGAGGTTCCTGAGATTGCAGACGGTCTGATTGCAATCCGCCGTATCGCCCGTCTTCCGGGAGAGCGTGCTAAGATTGCTGTTGAAACATTCGATGAGCGTATCGACCCGGTTGGTGCATGTGTAGGTGTTAAGGGTAGCCGCGTTCACGGTATCGTTCGCGAACTTTGCAACGAGAATCTCGATGTCATCAACTACTCAAGCAATACCAAACTCTTCATTCAGCGTGCGTTGGCTCCAGCCAAGGTTTCTTCAATCAATGTTGATGATGAGAACAAGAAAGCAGAGGTTTACTTGCAGCCTGAGGAAGTTAGTTTGGCTATCGGCCGTGGCGGTATGAACATCAAACTGGCTTCTATGCTTACAGAATATACCATCGATGTATTCCGTGAGGTAGACGAGAATGAGGCCGATGAGGATATCTACTTGGATGAGTTCTCTGATGAGATTGACCAGTGGGTTATCGATGCTATCAAGGGCATCGGTCTTGATACTGCCAAGCAGGTACTCAATGCACCTCGCAACTTGCTGATTGAGAAGGCCGACCTCGAAGAGGAGACCGTTGATCATGTACTCAGCGTGTTGCGCGCCGAATTCGAACAATAA
- the infB gene encoding translation initiation factor IF-2: MSIRLNKALRELNIGLQTAVEFLEKRKDLGDVKAEPSFKLTDQQYKALNDAFSQDREVRDQAEKLFTKKAKDKKRAPEQKDNRAESLLESNGRQQYKPLGKIDLDNIGKKPAAESVAEKPETAAVSPEQKKDAPKAEQKKEQKPQQASQHKQQMKQENHQKSQQSNAQMNKQNVPQGKKEHHHAKNETAQHSAGAADNSVFTLKSEKKFTANEPKVLGKIDLSSLNQSTRPKKKTKEERRKEREEKMAQQHNERKKRVRINKERVDIIAEAKNNGGGNGNNGGNNKKNKNRNRNNNNNNRGNNNNRSNQRQIEVDDEAVARQVKETLARLTSKSQNKKGAKYRKEKREAVQEKLQDQARQEQKESKTLKLTEFVTVSELATMMDISVTQVISTLMGVGIMVSINQRLDAETINMVAEEFGFKTEYVSAEVQEAVSEEEDDENDLVPRAPIVTVMGHVDHGKTSLLDYIRNTNVIAGEAGGITQHIGAYSVTLNSGRKVTFLDTPGHEAFTAMRARGAQATDIAIIIIAADDSVMPTTKEAIAHAQAAGVPMVFAINKIDKPGANPDRIREDLANMNLLVEEWGGKYQCQEISAKKGIGVHDLLDKVLLEADMLDLKANPNRRATGTIIESSLDKGRGYVSTVLVANGTLKVGDIVLAGTSWGRVKAMFNERNANIKSAAPAEPAIILGLNGAPTAGDQFHVIETEQEAREIANKREQLQREQGLRTQKRLTLGDISHRIARGEFHELNVIVKGDTDGSVEALSDSFIKLSTEKVQVNVVNKAVGQISENDVMLASASDAVIVGFQVRPSADARKAADREGVEINTYSIIYDAIDDIKSAMVGMLDKVKKEIVTGQVEVKQTFKISKVGTIAGCLVTEGKVHAKDKARVIRDGIVIRTAEIDALKRYKDDVKEVVTGMECGLSLVNYNDIQEGDVIETFTEIEVEQKL, encoded by the coding sequence ATGAGCATCAGATTAAATAAAGCACTACGTGAATTAAATATAGGACTTCAGACGGCAGTTGAATTCCTAGAGAAAAGAAAAGACCTGGGAGATGTCAAGGCAGAACCGAGCTTCAAACTCACCGACCAGCAATACAAGGCATTGAATGATGCCTTCAGTCAGGACAGAGAGGTTCGTGATCAGGCTGAGAAACTCTTTACCAAAAAAGCAAAAGATAAGAAGCGTGCGCCAGAGCAGAAGGACAATCGCGCTGAAAGCTTGTTGGAGTCTAATGGACGGCAGCAGTATAAGCCGCTGGGAAAGATTGACTTGGACAATATCGGTAAGAAGCCTGCTGCAGAGTCTGTTGCGGAAAAGCCTGAGACTGCTGCCGTCAGTCCTGAGCAGAAGAAAGACGCTCCTAAGGCTGAGCAAAAGAAGGAACAGAAGCCACAACAGGCTTCTCAGCATAAACAGCAAATGAAACAGGAAAATCATCAGAAATCACAGCAGTCAAACGCTCAGATGAATAAGCAGAATGTTCCTCAGGGAAAGAAAGAGCATCATCATGCTAAGAATGAAACTGCACAGCATTCTGCTGGCGCAGCAGATAACAGCGTGTTTACTCTCAAGAGTGAGAAGAAGTTTACTGCTAATGAGCCTAAGGTGTTGGGCAAGATAGATTTGTCTTCCCTCAACCAGAGCACTCGTCCTAAGAAGAAAACCAAGGAGGAGCGCCGCAAGGAACGTGAGGAGAAAATGGCTCAACAGCACAATGAGCGCAAAAAGCGTGTTCGTATCAACAAAGAACGTGTTGACATCATTGCCGAAGCTAAGAATAATGGCGGAGGTAATGGCAACAACGGCGGTAATAACAAGAAGAACAAGAACCGCAACAGAAATAATAACAATAATAATCGCGGCAATAACAACAACCGCAGCAATCAGCGCCAGATCGAGGTTGATGACGAGGCTGTAGCACGCCAGGTTAAGGAGACTCTTGCACGTTTGACCAGCAAGAGTCAGAACAAGAAGGGTGCTAAGTACCGTAAGGAGAAGCGTGAGGCTGTTCAGGAGAAGTTGCAGGATCAGGCTCGTCAGGAGCAGAAGGAAAGCAAGACCCTGAAACTTACTGAGTTCGTTACCGTTAGCGAGTTGGCTACGATGATGGATATCAGCGTTACTCAGGTTATCTCTACACTGATGGGCGTAGGTATCATGGTATCTATCAACCAGCGCCTGGATGCAGAGACCATCAATATGGTAGCTGAGGAGTTCGGTTTCAAGACCGAATACGTGAGTGCCGAGGTTCAGGAGGCCGTGAGCGAGGAAGAGGATGATGAGAACGACTTGGTTCCACGTGCTCCAATCGTAACCGTCATGGGTCACGTAGACCATGGTAAGACCTCTTTGCTCGACTATATCCGCAATACCAATGTGATTGCCGGTGAGGCAGGTGGTATTACCCAGCATATCGGTGCATACAGTGTTACGCTGAACAGTGGCCGCAAGGTTACCTTCCTTGATACTCCAGGTCACGAGGCGTTTACCGCCATGCGTGCCCGTGGTGCCCAGGCTACCGATATCGCCATCATCATCATCGCAGCCGATGACTCTGTGATGCCTACCACCAAAGAGGCTATCGCTCATGCCCAGGCTGCCGGTGTGCCTATGGTATTCGCAATCAACAAGATTGATAAGCCAGGTGCTAACCCAGACCGTATCCGTGAGGACTTGGCTAACATGAACCTGCTCGTTGAGGAGTGGGGTGGTAAGTATCAGTGCCAGGAAATCAGTGCCAAGAAGGGTATCGGTGTTCACGATTTGCTCGACAAGGTGCTCCTCGAGGCTGACATGCTCGACTTGAAGGCTAACCCTAACCGTCGTGCTACAGGTACCATCATCGAGTCTTCTCTCGACAAGGGTCGTGGATATGTTTCTACCGTATTGGTTGCCAACGGTACCCTGAAGGTAGGCGACATCGTACTCGCCGGTACTTCTTGGGGGCGTGTCAAGGCGATGTTCAATGAGCGTAATGCCAACATCAAGTCAGCAGCTCCTGCTGAGCCAGCTATCATCCTCGGTTTGAATGGTGCGCCTACTGCAGGTGACCAGTTCCACGTAATCGAGACAGAGCAGGAGGCTCGCGAAATCGCCAACAAGCGTGAGCAGCTGCAGCGTGAGCAGGGCTTGCGTACTCAGAAGCGCTTGACCCTGGGTGATATCTCTCACCGTATCGCACGTGGTGAGTTCCATGAGTTGAACGTCATCGTGAAGGGTGATACCGATGGTTCTGTTGAGGCTTTGAGCGACTCATTCATCAAGCTTTCTACCGAGAAGGTTCAGGTGAACGTGGTGAACAAGGCTGTGGGTCAGATTTCAGAGAACGACGTGATGCTGGCATCTGCTTCAGATGCAGTCATCGTTGGTTTCCAGGTTCGTCCATCTGCCGATGCTCGTAAGGCTGCCGACCGTGAGGGTGTTGAGATCAACACATACTCTATCATCTACGATGCTATCGATGATATCAAGAGTGCGATGGTTGGTATGCTCGACAAGGTGAAGAAGGAAATCGTTACCGGTCAGGTTGAGGTTAAGCAGACCTTCAAGATTTCTAAGGTGGGTACTATTGCCGGTTGTCTCGTTACCGAGGGTAAGGTACACGCTAAGGATAAGGCTCGCGTCATCCGTGACGGTATCGTGATACGTACTGCAGAAATCGATGCCTTGAAGCGTTACAAGGACGATGTTAAGGAGGTGGTTACCGGTATGGAATGCGGTTTGAGCCTCGTCAACTACAACGATATCCAGGAGGGCGACGTTATCGAGACCTTCACTGAGATCGAGGTAGAGCAGAAGCTTTAA
- the sufB gene encoding Fe-S cluster assembly protein SufB produces the protein MAEIEKEQNQVVKDVIDQKYEYGFTTDVHTEIIEKGLNEDVVRLISQKKGEPDWMLEFRLKAYNYWKTLKEPKWGHVHVPPIDYQEISYYADPLAKKPKNQEIDPELEKTFDKLGIPLEERLALSGTAVDAIMDSVSVKTTFKEKLREKGVIFCSIGEAVKEHPDLVREYLGTVVPYRDNFYAALNSCVFSDGSFVYIPKGVRCPMELSSYFRINARNTGQFERTLIIADDGAYVSYLEGCTAPMRDENQLHAAIVEIIVKDNAEVKYSTVQNWYPGDEHGKGGVLNLVTKRGDLRGVNSKLSWTQVETGSAITWKYPSCILRGDNSVAEFYSVAVTNNYQEADTGTKMIHMGKNTKSTIISKGISAGHSQNSYRGLVRATSNADNARNYSSCDSLLLGSDCGAHTFPYMDAHNDTAVFEHEATTSKISEDQLFYCNQRGIPTEEAVGLIVNGYAKDVLNKLPMEFAVEAQKLLSVSLEGTVG, from the coding sequence ATGGCAGAAATAGAGAAAGAACAGAATCAGGTTGTCAAGGATGTGATAGACCAGAAATACGAGTATGGTTTTACCACCGATGTACATACTGAAATCATAGAAAAGGGTCTCAACGAGGATGTTGTGCGCCTGATCTCGCAGAAGAAGGGAGAGCCAGACTGGATGCTCGAATTTCGTCTGAAAGCCTACAATTACTGGAAGACGCTCAAGGAGCCAAAGTGGGGACACGTTCACGTGCCACCTATTGACTACCAGGAGATTTCATACTATGCCGACCCTTTGGCAAAGAAGCCAAAAAACCAGGAGATTGATCCTGAGTTGGAGAAAACATTCGACAAACTCGGTATTCCTCTGGAGGAGCGTCTGGCTTTGAGCGGTACCGCTGTAGATGCCATCATGGACTCTGTGTCGGTGAAGACTACCTTCAAGGAGAAACTCCGTGAGAAGGGCGTCATCTTCTGCAGTATTGGTGAGGCTGTGAAGGAGCATCCTGATCTGGTAAGAGAGTATCTGGGAACCGTGGTTCCTTATCGTGATAACTTTTATGCAGCCTTGAACAGTTGCGTATTCAGTGATGGCTCATTCGTTTATATTCCTAAGGGCGTCCGCTGCCCGATGGAGTTGAGCAGTTACTTCCGCATCAATGCCCGTAACACCGGTCAGTTTGAGCGTACATTGATCATCGCCGATGATGGTGCCTACGTTTCTTACCTGGAGGGATGTACAGCGCCAATGCGTGATGAGAACCAGCTCCATGCGGCTATCGTAGAGATTATTGTCAAGGATAATGCTGAGGTGAAATACTCTACCGTTCAGAACTGGTATCCTGGTGATGAGCATGGTAAGGGTGGTGTGCTGAACCTGGTAACCAAGCGAGGCGACTTGCGCGGTGTGAACTCTAAGTTGAGCTGGACTCAGGTAGAGACGGGTTCTGCGATTACCTGGAAGTATCCTTCCTGTATCTTGCGTGGCGACAACTCTGTAGCTGAGTTCTACAGCGTAGCTGTTACCAACAACTATCAGGAGGCTGATACCGGTACCAAGATGATTCACATGGGTAAGAACACCAAGAGTACCATCATCTCGAAGGGTATCTCGGCAGGTCATAGCCAGAACTCCTATCGAGGTCTGGTTCGTGCCACATCCAATGCCGACAATGCACGCAACTACAGTTCCTGCGACTCCTTGTTGCTGGGCAGCGATTGTGGAGCGCATACCTTCCCATATATGGATGCCCATAACGACACAGCCGTGTTCGAGCATGAGGCAACTACCTCGAAGATTTCAGAAGACCAGCTCTTCTATTGCAATCAGCGAGGCATTCCTACCGAGGAGGCTGTCGGCTTGATCGTAAATGGTTATGCCAAGGATGTGCTCAACAAGTTGCCTATGGAGTTTGCCGTAGAGGCACAGAAACTCCTGAGTGTTTCACTCGAAGGAACCGTAGGATAG
- the sufC gene encoding Fe-S cluster assembly ATPase SufC, with product MLEVKNLHATIAGKEILKGINLTINDGEIHAIMGPNGSGKSTLSAVLTGNPLYTVTEGEAIFNGKNLLDMKPEDRAREGVFLSFQYPVEIPGVSMTNFMRAAINAKREYQGLEPLNTSEFMKLMREKRELVELDSKLARRSVNEGFSGGEKKRNEIFQMAMLEPKLSILDETDSGLDVDAMRIVADGVNKMHTDKTSAIVITHYERLLDMIKPSVVHVLYKGRIVKTAGPELAKEIEARGYDWIKAEVDEK from the coding sequence ATGTTAGAGGTAAAGAATCTGCATGCAACTATTGCAGGCAAAGAAATATTGAAAGGTATCAACCTGACTATCAACGATGGTGAGATACATGCTATCATGGGACCTAACGGTTCCGGTAAGTCAACCTTGAGCGCTGTGCTCACAGGTAACCCTCTCTATACCGTAACCGAGGGTGAGGCTATCTTCAACGGCAAGAACCTCCTGGATATGAAGCCAGAGGACCGTGCCCGTGAAGGCGTGTTCCTCTCTTTCCAGTATCCGGTGGAGATTCCTGGTGTATCCATGACCAACTTCATGCGTGCGGCTATCAATGCCAAGCGTGAGTATCAGGGTTTGGAACCATTGAATACAAGCGAATTCATGAAGCTGATGCGTGAGAAGCGCGAATTGGTGGAATTGGATAGCAAGTTGGCTCGCCGTTCAGTAAACGAAGGTTTCTCGGGTGGTGAGAAGAAGCGCAACGAGATTTTCCAGATGGCTATGCTGGAGCCAAAGCTCTCTATCCTCGATGAAACCGACTCTGGTCTCGATGTGGATGCGATGCGTATCGTGGCTGACGGTGTGAACAAGATGCATACCGACAAGACATCTGCCATCGTCATCACTCACTATGAGCGTCTGCTCGATATGATTAAGCCAAGTGTGGTTCACGTACTCTATAAGGGTAGAATCGTGAAGACTGCTGGTCCTGAACTTGCCAAGGAGATTGAGGCTCGTGGCTACGACTGGATTAAGGCTGAAGTAGATGAGAAATAA
- the sufD gene encoding Fe-S cluster assembly protein SufD, whose product MLSEKQYLDLYQSSSRVIKKNSAEVLNAVRDAAFENFRRLGFPSRKVERYKYTDMSAIFEPDYGLNLNRLEIPVDPYEAFRCDVPNLSTSLYFVVNDAFYNKALPKVELPEGVIVDSLNKIAAENPEFIGKYYAKIAKTDEDGITALNTFLAQDGLLIYVPKNVKVERTIQVINILRSDVDLMVNRRVLIVMEQGAEAKFLFCDHAADDKNFLATQVIEAYVGENASLDLYCLEETHYKNRRVSNVYIEQQANSRVNHNVITLHNGITRNRLDLVFKGEGAECFCNGCVIADKNQVVDNNTLIDHQVGHCTSNELYKYVLDGEARGAFAGRVLVRHGAQKTVSQETNQNLCATKTARMFTQPMLEIYADDVKCAHGSTVGQLNDAALFYMQQRGVSREEAKLLLQFAFINEVIDKMELEPLRDRLHHLVEKRFRGELNKCEGCKLCK is encoded by the coding sequence ATGCTTTCAGAAAAACAATATTTAGACTTGTATCAGTCTTCTTCGAGAGTGATCAAGAAGAACAGTGCTGAGGTGCTCAATGCGGTGCGCGATGCTGCGTTTGAGAACTTCCGTCGCTTGGGCTTCCCTTCCCGAAAGGTAGAAAGATACAAGTACACAGATATGAGCGCCATCTTCGAGCCAGACTATGGCTTGAACTTGAACCGTCTGGAAATTCCGGTAGATCCATACGAAGCTTTCCGCTGCGATGTGCCTAATCTGAGCACTTCGCTCTACTTCGTGGTGAACGATGCTTTTTATAACAAAGCATTGCCTAAAGTAGAGCTTCCGGAGGGCGTAATTGTGGACTCTTTGAACAAGATTGCTGCAGAAAACCCTGAATTCATCGGGAAATACTACGCTAAGATTGCCAAAACCGATGAAGATGGCATCACCGCATTGAATACATTCCTGGCACAGGATGGCTTGCTGATTTATGTTCCAAAGAATGTAAAGGTAGAGCGAACTATTCAGGTCATCAATATTCTCCGTTCGGATGTAGATTTGATGGTAAACCGCCGTGTACTCATCGTGATGGAACAGGGTGCTGAGGCTAAGTTCCTCTTCTGCGACCATGCAGCCGATGACAAGAACTTCCTCGCTACCCAGGTTATCGAGGCTTATGTTGGCGAGAATGCCAGTCTCGACCTCTATTGTCTGGAGGAGACTCATTACAAGAATCGCCGTGTCAGTAACGTTTATATCGAGCAGCAGGCTAACAGCCGTGTAAACCATAACGTCATCACCCTTCATAACGGTATTACCCGCAACCGTCTTGACCTCGTATTCAAGGGCGAGGGAGCTGAGTGCTTCTGCAATGGTTGTGTGATTGCCGACAAGAACCAGGTGGTTGATAACAATACGCTCATCGATCATCAGGTGGGTCATTGTACCAGCAACGAACTTTATAAGTATGTGCTCGATGGTGAGGCACGTGGTGCTTTCGCCGGTAGAGTGTTGGTTCGTCATGGTGCCCAGAAAACTGTTTCTCAGGAAACCAACCAGAACCTCTGTGCTACGAAGACAGCCCGTATGTTCACCCAGCCGATGCTAGAGATTTATGCCGATGATGTGAAGTGTGCGCACGGTAGTACTGTTGGTCAGCTCAACGATGCCGCCCTGTTCTATATGCAGCAGCGTGGTGTGAGCCGCGAGGAGGCTAAGTTGCTCCTTCAGTTTGCATTTATCAACGAGGTCATCGACAAGATGGAACTGGAGCCATTGCGTGATCGCCTGCATCATCTCGTAGAGAAGCGATTCCGTGGTGAACTCAATAAGTGCGAGGGCTGCAAGCTTTGCAAGTAG
- a CDS encoding aminotransferase class V-fold PLP-dependent enzyme, with protein MYDINQVRADFPILSRKVYDKPLVYLDNAATTQKPLCVLDAMRDEYLNVNANVHRGVHYLSQQATDLHEAARETVRKFINAPKVEEVIFTRGTTESLNLVVSSFCDAFMSEGDEVIISTMEHHSNIVPWQLQAAKKGIAIRVIPINDKGEINLDEFANLFTERTKIVSIAQVSNVLGTVNPVKEMIKIAHEHDVPVMVDGAQSTPHFAVDVQDMDCDFFAFSGHKIYGPTGIGVLYGKEEWLDKLPPYQGGGEMIESVSFEKTTFEKLPFKFEAGTPDYVATHGLAKAIDYVSALGMDNIAKHEQELTHYCMEQMRTIDGIRLFGEQEGKDAVVSFLVGDIHHMDMGTLLDRLGIAVRTGHHCAQPLMERYGILGTVRASFALYNTKEEIDALVAGVKRVAMMF; from the coding sequence ATGTATGATATCAATCAAGTAAGAGCAGATTTCCCGATTTTATCGAGAAAGGTCTATGATAAGCCATTGGTGTATCTGGATAATGCGGCAACCACACAGAAGCCATTGTGCGTGCTCGATGCCATGCGCGATGAGTATCTCAATGTAAATGCCAATGTGCATCGTGGTGTTCACTATCTCTCTCAGCAGGCTACCGACCTTCATGAGGCAGCCCGCGAAACCGTGCGCAAGTTTATCAATGCGCCTAAGGTTGAGGAAGTCATCTTTACCCGTGGCACAACAGAGAGTCTGAATCTCGTGGTTTCATCGTTCTGCGATGCCTTTATGAGCGAGGGCGACGAGGTGATTATCTCTACCATGGAACATCACTCCAATATCGTGCCTTGGCAGTTGCAGGCTGCCAAGAAGGGAATCGCCATCCGTGTAATCCCTATCAACGATAAAGGTGAGATTAACCTCGATGAATTCGCCAATTTATTTACCGAACGCACTAAAATCGTGAGCATCGCCCAGGTGAGCAACGTGCTCGGTACGGTGAATCCGGTAAAAGAGATGATAAAGATTGCTCATGAGCACGATGTGCCTGTCATGGTGGATGGCGCTCAGAGTACTCCTCATTTTGCTGTGGATGTACAGGATATGGATTGCGATTTCTTCGCTTTCAGCGGACATAAGATTTATGGTCCTACCGGTATCGGTGTGCTTTACGGCAAGGAAGAATGGCTCGACAAGTTGCCTCCTTATCAGGGCGGTGGCGAAATGATTGAGAGCGTAAGTTTCGAAAAGACTACTTTCGAGAAGTTACCTTTCAAGTTCGAGGCTGGTACTCCTGATTATGTAGCTACCCACGGTCTGGCAAAAGCCATCGATTATGTTTCTGCGCTCGGCATGGATAACATTGCCAAGCACGAGCAGGAACTCACTCACTACTGTATGGAGCAGATGCGAACCATCGATGGAATCAGACTTTTTGGTGAACAGGAGGGCAAAGATGCCGTTGTCAGCTTCTTGGTTGGTGATATTCATCACATGGATATGGGAACCTTGCTCGACCGTCTGGGTATCGCTGTACGTACCGGTCATCATTGCGCTCAGCCTTTGATGGAGCGCTACGGCATTCTCGGCACCGTTCGTGCCAGCTTTGCCTTGTACAACACCAAGGAAGAAATAGATGCGCTTGTAGCGGGCGTAAAACGCGTGGCTATGATGTTCTAA